One Bacteroidia bacterium genomic region harbors:
- a CDS encoding glycosyltransferase family 4 protein, with protein MYLHQYYCPAGGFGNNRSFELSEVWAKQGHNVWVLTSVAQFPKEHPAHQRKIYSYQTQSGVTVVVLNVPYSHFMSNLQRMWAFLKFLCTAFFYLLFKVSKFDIVYASSTPPSIGILAYCLTVFNKVPFVLETVDVWPDVPIGMGIIRNKFIINILNLGMNLIYRRAKRIIALSPDMKSQICTHGIPAEKVFVSFNGTNTTLFKPDFAQNYTQNKSKIIFLYAGTIGKANQLTQIIPLAKEFIKHNFSVEFRVIGAGNKQADFVDSLNQEKIPTIVFKKSVPKELIISEMQDATFGIVCFAPYEVLAANSANKFYDYLACGLPVLINYGGWQASWLKKYDCGISGDFLNPKDMVVQLIEIISDSEKLLRMRQNARQLAVEKFDRADIANSLAAIFEQIISQKANYH; from the coding sequence CTGTATTTACATCAATATTATTGTCCGGCAGGTGGCTTTGGAAATAATCGTTCATTTGAGTTAAGTGAAGTTTGGGCAAAACAAGGCCATAATGTTTGGGTACTTACCTCGGTAGCACAATTTCCTAAAGAACATCCGGCGCACCAACGGAAAATATACTCCTATCAAACACAAAGCGGAGTAACTGTTGTCGTTTTAAATGTCCCGTACTCTCATTTTATGTCAAATCTCCAAAGAATGTGGGCTTTTTTGAAATTCTTATGCACCGCCTTTTTTTATTTACTATTTAAAGTTTCAAAATTTGATATAGTTTACGCATCTTCTACCCCACCTTCAATCGGTATTTTAGCCTATTGCTTAACGGTTTTTAATAAAGTTCCATTTGTTTTAGAAACCGTTGATGTATGGCCGGATGTTCCAATTGGAATGGGAATTATCAGAAATAAATTTATTATCAATATATTAAATTTAGGAATGAACTTAATATATCGGCGAGCGAAAAGAATCATTGCACTTTCTCCGGATATGAAAAGCCAAATTTGCACACATGGTATTCCGGCAGAAAAGGTTTTCGTAAGTTTTAATGGCACAAATACTACCTTATTTAAACCAGATTTTGCACAGAATTACACACAAAATAAAAGCAAAATTATTTTTTTGTATGCAGGAACAATCGGTAAGGCAAATCAGCTTACGCAGATAATTCCGTTGGCAAAAGAATTTATTAAGCACAATTTTTCTGTTGAGTTTAGAGTTATTGGAGCAGGAAATAAACAAGCAGATTTTGTGGATTCTCTTAATCAAGAAAAAATCCCTACAATAGTTTTCAAAAAATCAGTTCCGAAGGAGCTTATTATCAGTGAGATGCAAGACGCAACGTTTGGAATAGTCTGTTTTGCTCCCTATGAAGTCCTTGCAGCAAATAGTGCGAATAAGTTTTATGATTATTTAGCTTGTGGCTTACCCGTCCTAATCAACTATGGCGGATGGCAGGCTTCTTGGCTAAAAAAATATGATTGTGGTATCTCAGGAGACTTTTTGAACCCAAAAGATATGGTAGTTCAACTGATAGAAATAATTTCGGATAGTGAAAAGTTGTTACGAATGCGCCAAAATGCACGGCAACTTGCCGTTGAAAAATTTGACCGTGCCGATATTGCCAACAGTTTAGCCGCTATTTTTGAACAGATAATTAGCCAAAAAGCTAATTACCATTGA
- a CDS encoding ketoacyl-ACP synthase III, which yields MPYAHITGTGFYLPPKVVTNDDMSKIYDTSDEWIVERSGIKERRFIEGELGPSDLAIPAVEMALEEAGITKEDVDLLVFATLSPECWFPGSGCFLQAKMGFPNIGAIDIRQQCTGFVYGLSIAEQYIKNGVFQHIVVVGAEVQSTTIDTSPEGRTVGVLFGDGAGAVVVSAKDTPGGILSTHLHAQGKYAKELCVPEPTSTRNPKVSPGGKGLHAYMNGREVFRHAATRFPEVIREAMEKHHWSNDDIDLIVPHQANLRISQKVAEIMNIPMEKFFSNIHKYGNTTAASIPICIAEAKREGKIKPGDKIILASFGSGFTWASAAIQW from the coding sequence ATGCCGTATGCACATATCACCGGGACTGGTTTTTACCTTCCCCCAAAAGTCGTTACAAATGACGATATGTCTAAGATTTATGACACCTCTGATGAATGGATAGTAGAGCGTTCCGGCATCAAAGAGCGTAGGTTTATAGAGGGAGAGTTAGGCCCTTCTGACTTAGCCATACCTGCTGTTGAAATGGCATTAGAAGAAGCCGGAATTACTAAGGAAGATGTTGATTTACTGGTCTTTGCAACTTTATCACCGGAATGTTGGTTTCCCGGCTCAGGCTGTTTTTTGCAGGCTAAGATGGGCTTCCCGAATATTGGAGCTATTGATATTCGCCAGCAATGTACCGGTTTTGTTTATGGATTATCTATTGCCGAGCAGTATATCAAAAACGGAGTTTTTCAGCACATTGTAGTCGTTGGCGCGGAGGTTCAATCTACGACTATTGACACCAGCCCAGAAGGGCGCACTGTTGGCGTTTTGTTTGGAGATGGTGCCGGCGCAGTCGTAGTTTCTGCCAAAGATACACCGGGCGGTATTCTATCTACACACTTGCACGCACAAGGTAAATATGCCAAAGAACTCTGTGTGCCGGAACCTACCTCTACACGTAACCCCAAAGTTTCTCCTGGCGGAAAAGGTCTCCACGCATATATGAATGGCCGTGAGGTATTTCGCCACGCTGCTACCCGCTTCCCGGAAGTTATCAGAGAAGCTATGGAAAAACATCATTGGTCTAATGACGACATTGACTTGATTGTGCCGCACCAAGCTAACCTACGAATTTCCCAAAAAGTAGCTGAAATTATGAATATCCCAATGGAAAAGTTCTTTTCAAATATTCATAAATACGGCAATACTACGGCTGCAAGCATCCCTATTTGCATAGCAGAAGCAAAACGTGAGGGAAAAATAAAGCCCGGAGATAAGATTATCTTAGCCTCTTTTGGCTCCGGATTCACTTGGGCATCTGCCGCAATTCAATGGTAA